A genomic stretch from Arachis stenosperma cultivar V10309 chromosome 3, arast.V10309.gnm1.PFL2, whole genome shotgun sequence includes:
- the LOC130969987 gene encoding protein NLP8-like, translated as MEDQFFSEGEGIGYWTPPGAQFDGPSMIDNGIKNLVSEEMLDNLPDLMNFDNLAGWGNIPSVTDHNLDNGISSLASMPYSPPDAFSLVEQDNDPYFMTKDCGNYNATETSLGFDEKAVLQQLETQLGLSEDANDMNNINGSLQELSAADMGNCLVPRPFAWSLDERMLRAMDLFKELVGDGILTQVWAPMKHGNDFILSTSEQPYLLDHILAGYRDVSREFTFSAEDKPGSFPGLPGRVFISQIPEWTSNVGYYNKSEYLRVEHAINHEVRGSIAVPIIDTLAEPPCCAVLELVTTKEKTDFDKELEIVSSALQLVNLRTTTPPRLMSQCLSNNKRAALTEIIDVLRAVCHAHRLPLALTWIPCYYSEGVGDEASRIRIKDGRKIPGEKTVLCIEESACYINDIVVGGFVHACVEHYLEEGQGVAGKALQSNRPFFCPDVKAYNISEYPLVHHARKYKLNAAVAVRLRSIHTNDDDYIIEFFLPVNMNGSEEQQLLLDNLSDTVQRMCQSLRSVSDAELHGIEGSQVQFSKEEGSHMSPDGDHDSVQPMSMTNNETEAAHNQAMDESRKQTEKKKSSVEKNFSLSVLQQYFSGSLKDAAKSLGVCPTTLKRICRQHGISRWPSRKINKVNRSLKNIQTVLDSVKGVEGGLEFDPYKGGFMLGGSSNQEINAHKSSLFGKKCSVKYPDPASGSKDSKPIAMDDGGLRQEPFPVSILESSWCDIAYHSPNTLVADEMADKLGEHHSPTTSSMSDSSNGSGSILRGSRKFEKRKHLKAKSPCVGSGSKITVKAVYKEDIIRFKFDPAAGCLQLYEEVATRFKLQIGSFQLKYLDDDEEWMMMVNDSDLKECIEILNDLGTRAVKLLVSETCLVV; from the exons ATGGAAGATCAGTTTTTCTCTGAGGGAGAGGGAATTGGGTATTGGACACCTCCTGGCGCTCAATTCGATGGACCAAGCATGATAGACAACGGAATAAAAAATCTTGTATCAGAGGAGATGCTTGACAACCTCcctgatctcatgaacttcgaTAACCTTGCTGGTTGGGGTAATATTCCATCTGTGACTGATCATAATTTAGATAATGGAATTTCATCACTTGCCTCTATGCCGTATTCTCCACCTGATGCATTCAGTTTAGTGGAACAGGACAATGATCCATACTTTATGACAAAAGATTGTGGAAATTATAATGCTACTGAAACCTCCTTGGGTTTCGATGAGAAGGCTGTGTTACAGCAATTGGAGACCCAACTTGGGTTGTCAGAAGATGCAAATGATATGAATAACATAAATGGATCACTTCAAGAATTGAGTGCTGCTGACATGGGAAATTGCTTGGTGCCTAGACCATTTGCTTGGTCGCTTGATGAGAGAATGCTGAGGGCTATGGACTTGTTTAAGGAATTAGTTGGTGATGGAATATTGACACAAGTTTGGGCACCAATGAAGCATGGTAATGACTTCATCTTAAGCACAAGTGAGCAACCCTATTTGCTAGATCACATACTAGCTGGATATCGAGACGTGTCGAGGGAATTTACCTTTTCTGCTGAAGACAAACCAGGGTCTTTTCCAGGGCTTCCCGGACGTGTGTTTATCTCCCAAATTCCTGAATGGACCTCCAATGTTGGGTACTACAATAAAAGTGAGTACCTGAGGGTGGAGCATGCAATTAATCACGAGGTTCGTGGATCGATTGCGGTTCCCATAATTGATACGCTCGCTGAACCACCTTGTTGTGCTGTACTAGAACTTGTCACTACAAAGGAAAAGACTGATTTTGACAAAGAACTAGAAATTGTTAGCAGTGCACTCCAG CTTGTTAATTTAAGGACTACTACTCCTCCACGACTTATGTCCCAG TGTCTATCAAATAACAAAAGAGCAGCTTTAACAGAGATAATTGATGTGTTACGAGCTGTGTGTCATGCGCATCGTTTGCCACTGGCATTGACATGGATCCCCTGTTATTATAGTGAGGGAGTAGGAGATGAAGCTTCAAGGATACGGATTAAAGATGGGCGTAAAATTCCTGGTGAAAAAACTGTATTATGCATTGAAGAATCAGCTTGCTATATAAATGATATTGTGGTAGGAGGATTTGTTCATGCATGTGTTGAACATTATCTCGAGGAAGGGCAAGGTGTAGCTGGGAAAGCTCTTCAATCAAATCGTCCATTCTTCTGTCCCGATGTGAAGGCCTATAATATTAGTGAATATCCCCTTGTTCACCATGCGCGAAAATATAAGTTGAATGCTGCCGTTGCAGTCAGGCTAAGGAGTATTCATACCAATGATGATGATTACATAATAGAATTCTTTCTACCTGTCAATATGAATGGAAGTGAAGAACAGCAACTTTTATTAGACAATCTATCAGATACTGTGCAGAGAATGTGTCAGAGTTTGAGGTCAGTTTCGGATGCTGAATTACACGGGATAGAAGGTTCGCAAGTGCAGTTTTCAAAGGAAGAAGGCTCTCATATGTCGCCGGATGGTGACCATGATTCGGTCCAGCCTATGTCCATGACAAACAATGAAACTGAAGCTGCTCATAACCAG GCAATGGATGAATCAAGAAAGCAGactgagaaaaagaaaagttcAGTGGAGAAGAATTTTAGCTTGAGTGTTCTCCAGCAATATTTCTCCGGTAGTCTTAAAGATGCGGCTAAAAGCCTTGGTG TTTGCCCAACAACCCTGAAAAGGATATGCAGGCAACACGGAATTTCAAGATGGCCATCGCGCAAGATCAATAAAGTTAATCGTTCGTTAAAGAATATACAAACCGTGCTTGACTCAGTCAAGGGTGTGGAAGGAGGACTGGAGTTTGATCCTTACAAGGGGGGATTTATGCTAGGAGGATCAAGCAACCAAGAAATTAATGCACATAAAAGTTCTCTCTTCGGGAAGAAATGTTCTGTAAAATATCCTGATCCTGCATCTGGTAGCAAAG ATTCAAAACCAATAGCCATGGATGATGGTGGATTACGGCAGGAACCCTTTCCGGTTTCTATTTTGGAAAGTTCTTGGTGTGATATAGCATATCACAGTCCAAACACCCTGGTTGCTGATGAGATGGCTGACAAGCTCGGCGAGCATCACAGTCCCACTACTTCAAGCATGTCAGACTCGTCGAATGGCTCTGGCTCAATTTTGCGTGGCTCTCGGAAATTTGAGAAGCGGAAACATTTGAAAGCCAAATCACCTTGTGTTGGTAGTGGATCAAAAATTACTGTAAAAGCTGTCTACAAAGAAGATATTATCCGTTTCAAGTTTGACCCTGCAGCTGGTTGTCTCCAGCTCTATGAAGAAGTTGCAACAAGATTCAAATTACAAATCGGATCTTTCCAGCTGAAGTATCTCGACGATGACGAGGAATGGATGATGATGGTAAATGACTCAGATTTGAAAGAATGCATAGAAATATTGAATGATCTTGGCACCCGTGCTGTGAAATTGCTTGTTAGCGAGACATGCCTAGTGGTTTGA